One part of the Patescibacteria group bacterium genome encodes these proteins:
- a CDS encoding peptidoglycan-binding protein, translating into MKKGIIIGIMVLALGFSQAMPAFAQDTASDLQALITSLMEQVKTLQEQIKSLNTEVRIIKTELQLTRSLYKGISGDDVAKLQEFLKSDSDVYPEGIVSGYFGFLTEKAIKKFQKKHGIEDIGIVGPKTIRKLNELLEHGAGKSGKVPPGLLIAPGIAKKLSLATTTPLSLYIHHDESDDRDCEEKEKKHKKEKKHDKKDHGDDDGDDDDDNDDCDSNGGDTATTTPPVADITAPVISSVGTSGITAISSLASWLTDEASDSKAWYATTTPVDVLNTPQASSTALELSHGLTFSGLSASTTYYFLVSSSDVSGNAATSTEQTFTTLGQ; encoded by the coding sequence ATGAAAAAAGGTATAATTATAGGTATTATGGTGCTTGCTCTCGGCTTTTCTCAGGCGATGCCTGCGTTTGCTCAAGATACTGCAAGCGATCTTCAGGCTTTAATAACATCTCTTATGGAGCAGGTTAAAACTCTTCAGGAACAGATAAAGTCTTTAAATACTGAAGTTAGGATTATAAAAACTGAACTTCAGCTTACTAGGTCTTTATATAAAGGAATATCAGGAGATGATGTGGCAAAACTCCAGGAATTTTTGAAGAGTGACAGCGATGTTTATCCTGAAGGTATAGTTAGCGGATATTTCGGTTTTTTGACAGAGAAAGCCATTAAGAAATTCCAAAAAAAGCACGGCATAGAAGATATTGGCATTGTGGGACCAAAGACAATTAGAAAGCTTAATGAACTATTGGAACATGGCGCCGGTAAGTCTGGTAAGGTGCCACCTGGTCTTCTGATAGCTCCCGGCATAGCTAAGAAACTTTCTTTAGCTACTACAACGCCTCTTTCTCTATATATACATCACGATGAATCAGATGATAGAGATTGCGAAGAGAAAGAGAAGAAGCATAAAAAAGAAAAGAAACATGACAAGAAAGATCATGGCGATGATGATGGAGATGATGACGATGATAATGATGACTGCGACTCTAATGGCGGAGACACAGCGACAACCACACCTCCTGTCGCAGATATAACAGCTCCTGTCATCTCTTCTGTCGGCACTTCAGGTATTACAGCAATATCAAGTTTAGCTAGTTGGCTTACTGATGAAGCTTCAGATAGCAAAGCATGGTATGCCACAACAACCCCTGTTGATGTATTGAATACTCCGCAAGCATCTTCTACTGCCCTAGAGTTAAGTCACGGACTTACTTTCAGCGGATTGTCTGCGAGTACAACATACTATTTTCTAGTCTCTTCTTCTGATGTTTCTGGTAACGCCGCAACTTCAACGGAGCAGACATTTACGACACTTGGACAATAA
- a CDS encoding PD-(D/E)XK nuclease family protein — protein MSIYYNAKRGRNIFDPSSDEPFKLSRSKIDSFLNCPRCFYIDRRLGVDKPPGFPFALNSAVDALLKKEFDIHRIKGTTHPLMDKYGIDAIPFKHKDLDEWRENFVGVRYHHKPSNFIVTGAVDDIWVSPSGELIVVDYKSTSKDEELSLDADWQIAYKRQMEIYQWLLRMNGHKVSSMGYFVYCNGRKDRAAFDGRLEFDVVVLPYEGDDSWVEGTLMDARKCLFGEHIPKQASDCDYCNYVSAVNNASEGN, from the coding sequence ATGTCAATATACTATAATGCAAAGAGGGGCCGTAATATATTTGACCCGTCTTCAGACGAGCCTTTTAAACTTAGCCGTTCAAAGATTGATTCTTTCTTGAATTGTCCGCGATGTTTTTACATAGATAGACGGTTGGGTGTGGATAAACCACCCGGTTTTCCTTTTGCCTTAAATTCCGCCGTTGATGCTTTACTGAAAAAAGAGTTTGATATCCATAGGATAAAAGGCACTACCCATCCGCTAATGGATAAATACGGCATAGACGCGATACCTTTCAAGCATAAAGACCTTGATGAATGGAGAGAGAACTTTGTCGGCGTAAGGTATCACCACAAGCCGTCTAATTTTATAGTAACGGGCGCAGTTGATGATATCTGGGTTAGTCCGAGCGGGGAGCTTATTGTCGTTGATTATAAATCAACCAGTAAAGATGAAGAACTGAGCCTTGATGCGGATTGGCAGATTGCTTATAAAAGGCAGATGGAAATTTATCAGTGGCTTCTAAGGATGAATGGGCACAAAGTTTCAAGTATGGGCTATTTCGTATATTGTAACGGCAGGAAAGACAGAGCAGCTTTTGACGGTAGGCTTGAGTTTGATGTGGTTGTATTGCCTTATGAAGGAGATGATTCATGGGTAGAAGGCACTCTTATGGATGCCCGTAAATGCCTTTTTGGGGAGCATATTCCCAAACAAGCTTCTGATTGCGATTATTGTAATTATGTGTC
- a CDS encoding DUF2188 domain-containing protein, translated as MNKRRVYHVLPSGGGDWKVKENKADRAVKILEDKSDALNLAKQLAKNADLGQVVVHGKDGVIQTEYTYGQDPEKTKG; from the coding sequence ATGAATAAAAGAAGAGTTTATCATGTCTTGCCATCAGGTGGCGGAGACTGGAAGGTTAAAGAAAATAAAGCCGATAGAGCAGTAAAAATACTTGAGGATAAGTCAGACGCTTTAAATTTGGCAAAGCAATTAGCTAAGAATGCTGATTTAGGGCAAGTAGTAGTTCACGGCAAGGACGGTGTTATTCAAACGGAGTATACTTACGGGCAGGATCCGGAAAAAACTAAGGGGTAG
- the rlmN gene encoding 23S rRNA (adenine(2503)-C(2))-methyltransferase RlmN: MKLDKLKEVLKNEPKYRLKQARDAVFKSLIDDWSSATYLPPKLREVLNKECPLEVRGEVVESDDDVLKAIITLDDGLKIESVLMRHMGGRSTVCVSSQVGCPMKCGFCATGAMGLIRNLTEDEIVGQVLFFARYLKSHGEDKVTNVVFMGMGEPFLNYDNVLSAVRTLNEKDGLNIGARKISISTSGVIEGINKLAEENLQVNLAISLHAPYDELRLKLMPVNIKYPLKEVLSAVDSYINKTSRQVMFEYIMLKGINDSKEDAERLARLMKKPLHFVNLIVYNPTGKEGMEPSSHNSVRKFKEILEKAGIPVSERYRFGGEIKAACGQLATESR; this comes from the coding sequence ATGAAATTAGATAAACTAAAAGAAGTTTTGAAAAATGAGCCAAAGTATCGCCTCAAGCAAGCAAGAGATGCGGTTTTTAAAAGTTTAATAGATGATTGGTCTTCTGCCACTTATCTACCGCCTAAGTTAAGAGAAGTATTGAACAAAGAGTGCCCTCTTGAAGTTAGAGGCGAGGTTGTGGAATCAGATGATGACGTCTTAAAAGCGATTATAACGCTTGATGATGGGCTGAAAATTGAGAGCGTGTTAATGCGTCATATGGGTGGTCGCTCTACCGTCTGTGTTTCTTCTCAGGTTGGCTGTCCTATGAAGTGCGGCTTTTGCGCTACTGGAGCGATGGGGCTCATTAGGAATTTAACTGAAGATGAGATTGTGGGTCAGGTCTTGTTTTTCGCGCGTTATCTTAAGTCTCACGGAGAAGATAAGGTTACCAATGTTGTCTTTATGGGGATGGGGGAGCCTTTTTTAAATTATGACAATGTTCTTTCGGCAGTCCGTACTCTAAATGAAAAAGACGGTCTAAACATCGGCGCAAGGAAAATCTCTATCTCAACGAGTGGAGTTATTGAGGGTATAAATAAACTGGCAGAAGAAAACTTGCAAGTAAACCTAGCTATATCTCTCCATGCTCCATACGATGAACTTCGTTTAAAGCTGATGCCGGTTAATATAAAATATCCACTGAAAGAAGTTTTGTCCGCGGTGGATAGTTATATTAATAAGACATCAAGGCAAGTTATGTTTGAATATATTATGCTGAAAGGGATAAATGACTCTAAGGAGGATGCTGAAAGGTTGGCGAGGCTTATGAAGAAGCCTCTGCATTTTGTTAACTTGATAGTCTACAATCCGACAGGGAAAGAGGGGATGGAGCCTTCTTCTCATAATTCAGTGCGGAAGTTTAAGGAAATTTTGGAAAAAGCCGGTATCCCAGTGTCGGAGCGCTATCGTTTCGGCGGGGAGATTAAAGCCGCTTGCGGTCAGCTGGCAACGGAAAGCAGGTGA
- a CDS encoding ZIP family metal transporter: MLLFWILGASAAQSIVALIGQVIVFLFKKNVTKYINYLVSFSVGTLLGVIFFDILPEALEESSSGFVFAYVLAGFLAFFALTRVLSWSHCHTADCHIHNTREGVKVLLGDAIHNFIDGIIIALAFLVDFNLGIVTTLAVLVHEAPMEISDFFILIHAGYSVRKALFYNFLIALTTIAGSLLAYFAAPKVDSLIIPALGIVAGNFLYIAASDLIPELHDGEGSRGKISSALQMFLIVFGILIIYFSSSILG; encoded by the coding sequence ATGTTATTGTTTTGGATTTTAGGGGCAAGCGCAGCTCAATCTATTGTGGCTCTTATAGGTCAGGTTATTGTCTTTTTATTTAAGAAGAATGTTACTAAATATATAAATTATCTTGTCAGTTTTTCAGTTGGGACGCTTTTGGGAGTCATTTTTTTTGATATTTTACCGGAAGCGCTTGAAGAATCTTCTTCAGGTTTTGTTTTTGCTTATGTTTTAGCGGGATTTCTGGCATTTTTTGCATTAACAAGAGTTTTATCTTGGTCTCACTGTCATACGGCGGATTGCCATATTCATAACACAAGGGAAGGGGTAAAGGTGTTATTAGGAGATGCGATTCACAACTTCATTGACGGTATTATTATTGCCCTAGCCTTTCTTGTTGATTTTAACCTTGGGATAGTCACCACTTTAGCTGTTTTGGTTCACGAAGCGCCAATGGAAATCTCAGATTTCTTTATACTTATTCATGCCGGGTATTCTGTAAGAAAGGCTCTCTTTTATAACTTCTTGATTGCGCTTACCACTATTGCCGGTTCACTTCTTGCTTATTTTGCCGCTCCGAAAGTTGATAGTTTGATAATCCCGGCTTTGGGCATTGTGGCGGGCAACTTCCTCTATATAGCGGCTTCGGACCTTATACCGGAACTTCACGATGGAGAAGGTTCAAGGGGAAAGATAAGCAGCGCTCTTCAGATGTTTTTGATAGTTTTCGGCATATTGATTATATATTTTTCCTCATCTATTTTGGGGTGA
- a CDS encoding cob(I)yrinic acid a,c-diamide adenosyltransferase produces the protein MIYTGKGDDGNTNIFGCCDQRLSKSSAIACALGDLDELNSFLGVCKVKSKENEIIIGKDSCHKIIDNIQQNLFIIQAEVAGGDKKIGEERVKEVEALIASIEEELPPITSFFVSGGAELSSMFDFSRTIARRAERKVVEVKEEGKVEVSSNTLAYLNRLSSLLYAMARIVNHRLGIVEPSPRY, from the coding sequence ATGATCTATACTGGGAAAGGGGATGACGGTAATACTAATATCTTTGGCTGTTGCGACCAAAGACTCTCTAAGAGTTCGGCGATTGCTTGCGCACTTGGCGACCTTGATGAACTCAATTCGTTTCTTGGAGTTTGCAAGGTTAAATCAAAAGAAAATGAGATTATAATAGGCAAAGACAGTTGTCATAAGATTATAGACAATATCCAGCAGAATCTTTTCATAATTCAAGCGGAAGTTGCAGGAGGAGATAAGAAGATTGGTGAGGAAAGAGTAAAAGAGGTTGAAGCTTTGATTGCCAGTATAGAGGAAGAACTACCGCCGATAACAAGCTTCTTCGTCTCAGGTGGAGCGGAGCTTTCTTCCATGTTTGATTTCTCAAGGACTATCGCTCGACGCGCGGAGCGTAAGGTGGTGGAGGTGAAGGAAGAGGGAAAAGTGGAGGTTAGCTCTAACACATTAGCTTATCTTAATCGTTTATCAAGTCTCTTATACGCCATGGCGCGGATTGTGAATCATAGGCTCGGCATAGTAGAGCCGTCTCCTCGTTATTGA
- a CDS encoding AIPR family protein — MSQEKQVLEFNYSQARTISRKLNYYEPEGNEAIKTHFLFILLKDLPVNIPTTPNPRQPDIDAKPCKQMFETLETEPEYFTDCNRGLLLTAEKVYFPNSNESDKKIIIDFGIDEDGEPRGGLVDGGHTYAVLKKKMDDESLADLPIFVTIIEGAEEFATKLARARNTSVQVTDKSIANLENEFESIKQALGKYSDKVIYFENENKGEDVATFQIEELIALMTALNKDLYSNSSQPTIVYTGISTCFNKWLNKKNRPTYEKLYPILPSIVELYEYLYSKFEDYSKQVGIKKFGNINGVETHRGKGANRKPINIKLPFTDQSVRYRLSKGFSMPIFAALRFLLEEKDGKLNWSVDPKKFLDKHGSMIVGQVLEAHTREYNSNPNKTGKSKVLWQNIANTVVIHSLQEQLAQK; from the coding sequence ATGTCACAAGAAAAACAAGTCTTGGAGTTTAACTACTCCCAAGCACGCACAATCAGCAGAAAATTAAACTATTACGAACCCGAAGGAAACGAGGCCATTAAGACTCATTTCCTTTTTATTTTGCTTAAAGATCTGCCGGTAAACATACCGACAACCCCCAATCCCAGACAACCCGATATTGATGCCAAGCCATGTAAACAGATGTTTGAGACGCTAGAGACCGAGCCTGAGTATTTTACGGATTGCAATAGAGGGTTATTACTGACGGCCGAAAAAGTATATTTCCCAAATTCCAATGAGTCTGATAAAAAAATAATCATTGACTTTGGAATAGACGAGGATGGCGAGCCCCGAGGTGGTTTAGTTGATGGTGGGCACACTTATGCCGTTCTTAAGAAAAAAATGGACGATGAGTCTTTAGCCGACTTGCCAATATTCGTCACTATTATTGAAGGTGCGGAGGAGTTTGCTACTAAATTGGCCAGAGCGAGAAACACCAGCGTTCAAGTTACTGACAAATCAATCGCCAATCTGGAAAATGAATTTGAGAGTATTAAACAAGCTCTCGGTAAATATAGCGATAAAGTTATTTATTTTGAAAACGAGAATAAGGGCGAGGATGTAGCCACTTTTCAAATTGAAGAGCTTATCGCGTTAATGACCGCCTTAAATAAAGATCTCTACAGCAACAGTAGTCAGCCTACAATCGTTTATACCGGGATTTCTACCTGCTTCAATAAATGGTTGAATAAAAAGAACAGGCCTACCTACGAAAAACTTTATCCTATTTTGCCCTCTATCGTTGAACTGTACGAATATCTTTACTCCAAATTTGAGGATTATTCTAAGCAGGTTGGAATTAAAAAGTTTGGCAATATTAACGGTGTTGAAACTCACAGAGGTAAGGGTGCTAATAGAAAACCCATCAACATTAAATTGCCATTTACTGATCAGTCGGTTAGGTACCGTCTTTCCAAAGGATTTTCGATGCCAATTTTTGCAGCTCTAAGATTTTTATTGGAAGAAAAAGATGGCAAATTAAATTGGAGCGTTGATCCAAAAAAATTCTTAGATAAGCACGGTTCTATGATTGTTGGACAAGTCCTCGAGGCTCACACGAGAGAATACAATAGTAATCCAAATAAAACCGGTAAAAGCAAGGTTCTGTGGCAAAACATCGCTAACACTGTAGTCATTCATTCTCTACAGGAACAGTTAGCTCAGAAGTAA
- a CDS encoding 3D domain-containing protein: protein MNTFISSIALVGMLLNASTTIPVEQEEEPAPSMPAKDIKIAGDLIARYEKYKSLFSQEESIEKDEDNSSHIILETGEAEVTAYSSTPDQTDNDPFIMASGKHVYDGAIAANFLPFGTKVRFPEIYGDKIFTVEDRMHRRFSERMDIWMETRREAEVFGIKKIRYEVVEEKESNAEKIAMN from the coding sequence ATGAATACTTTCATAAGTTCAATCGCTTTAGTCGGAATGCTTCTCAACGCATCAACAACAATTCCAGTTGAACAAGAGGAAGAGCCAGCGCCGAGTATGCCGGCAAAAGATATAAAAATTGCCGGCGACCTGATAGCTAGATATGAAAAATACAAGTCATTATTTAGCCAGGAAGAATCAATTGAAAAAGATGAGGACAACAGTTCACATATAATACTAGAGACTGGAGAAGCTGAGGTGACAGCTTACTCAAGCACGCCAGACCAAACAGACAACGATCCATTTATAATGGCATCCGGTAAACATGTTTACGATGGAGCGATTGCTGCGAACTTTCTTCCTTTCGGGACCAAAGTGCGTTTCCCTGAAATCTACGGCGATAAAATATTTACAGTAGAAGACAGGATGCACAGAAGATTCTCTGAAAGAATGGATATCTGGATGGAGACAAGACGAGAGGCTGAAGTATTCGGCATCAAGAAAATCAGATATGAAGTCGTGGAAGAAAAAGAATCAAACGCTGAAAAGATAGCGATGAACTAA